The DNA region GCAGTGAGCTGTGGGCTCAGGACCCTCAAAcattccctccctccaccccctaccTCCTGTTTCCCCTTTCCCACTGAAGGTTTTAGGACCTAGGAGGCAGGAAAATGTGACCAAGTCGGGGGTGCTATTTGGCTTTCATCCCCTGCCTTTGAAGAACTAATGTCACCCCAAACTCCCCCCCACCCTTAtaactgtaaatatataaatatgtcagGTTAAAGGGAAAAGGTTTTCAGggctcttctcttctccctgcccCATAACCTACCTCCAGCCCTCCCCGCAGCCAGCCAGGGCAGCTTCTCTGCCTGGGAGGGGTACCTCCGTGTCTCCAGAGGGAAGTCCTTTTCCCTCATCtgtctcctccccttccttcttgGCTGCAGTGGGGCCTCCGTTCAGTTCCAGGGGAGGAGCAacatagttaatttttttctaacctTGCTACTTTGAGGGaagggagggctgggggaagggtaggctTTACAGAAGACTGGGCCCTGTCCCTCCTTCACTCCCGAGTTCCCGGTGAGGCAGGAGCtaagtgggtggggtggggaaagtgtccgatttcttttttcttttcctccaaaataaaaggaaaagcattTCTGGACTTTGCCTGGCTTAGGCTCTGTGAAGGAGGGCTGCTGCGATCAGTCAGGATGGGAAAGCAACACTGCCTGTTCCACTCATCCTTGGAACTAGGGCTGCCAGAtttaaggccaaaaaaaaaaaaaaaggaagataccCAGTTCAACTTGTTATGATAATGAATAATGTTTTTAGGATAAGTGTGTCCTGTGCAaatgtattcattgtttatctgaaatgcaaATTTGACTGAGTGTCCTGTATTTTACCTGGCACCGCCCTCCCCCCAAACAGACTTGTGAGCTCAGTGTCTCTCCGACCTCAGTGACCACTGACCAAGGTGCCTCCAGCTCCCTGAGCTGCCTTCAGACAGGGAGGAGCAACTCCTGGGGACGTGGTTTCACTCCTTTGAGGTTTCTTTGTGGTCATTCACCTGGTTTAGTTTCATTTGGGGAGGAGACTCAAGAGTTCAAGGATATATCCCATCCTCTATGCTTAGAAAAGGCTTGAGAAGCAGTTAAAAGCAGGATGTTTCTGTGGCCGCCAACCCCTTCTCCCCATATATCTTGTGAGGTACATAGGACCAGGGAATTTAGAGAGCAGTTAAGGGAGGTGGGTGGGTAAGGTAGAGTAGGGGTGGTGGGAGCCACCAGCACTGCCTAGGTGGCCCTGAGATCGTGCAAAGAAGAATTTACTAGGTGGCGCAGAGCTGCAGCACCTTATCCGCTCTGCATCtctctgccagggcctggggacctGTGACTTTAACCCCCAAGCTGGAAGTGGAATTCAGGGTTTCCTAAAGGATGTGAGCCTATTCTACGCCCCCCCGCCCGCGCCGAATACGGTTGAGAGAGGTTCTATCACTCAACCTTCGCTTTTGAGCAGGAGGAGATGGGTGTTGTGGATGGCGCTTCCCTCACCGCCCCTTGGGTAGGACCACGCAGGCCCAAGGGGACGGGTGAATAACCGAGAACAAAGTCCTAATAAAATAGTCACTTTTATTTCTTAGCAAAACTATTTCCTCCGTGAGGGGTATTTACAACAGAGTAGGGAAAGAAGGGATAAATTCACAGCGATCCGGAGAGGGTGGAGAGGCTCTTGGGAGGCCCAAAGGGCGGGAGACAGACACTTCTTCACACAGTTAACTGGAAATCCTTTTTCCGGTTTCAGACCGGGACATCCCGAGAGGGACTAGGTGGGGACGGGGCCCCGCGGGGGCAGGGAACTCGCACAAACTACCCGCCCGCCTGTGCTGGCCCCGAGACATCCGTGAGTGAGTTTGGGATTTCGGGCTTCCGGCGCACGAAGAGGTCTGACAGGTCCCGGCGTAGCCCGGGGGCGGGGCGGCCCGCGGGCGGAGGGGTGGGCCGGGGCGGGACTGGGCGGTGGCCGAGGGCGGGGCCGGGCGCATGCAAACACTGAGAGGGGAAAGGAGCGACACGGAGGGGGGTGGCGGCGCGCGCGGCGGcgcgcgggggcggggccggggccggggccggtcACGGGCGCCTGAGCAGCACGTGTTCGATGTAATTCTCCAGCTCCTCCTGCTCCTGCAGCCGGCGCTCCTCTGCCTCCGCCTGCTCCTGAGCGCGCCGCGCCTGGGCCTCCCTGTCGGGATAGTGGCTCGAAGGCGCCAGGGCGTGGTGGTAGTGGCGGCGGCGCGAGGCAGCGGGTGGCTGCAGTGTTCGCGGCCGGATGTAGTTGGGAAAAGGGTGGTAGGGCCCCGGCGGAAACACCTCGTCCTCCTCCCGATCCCAGGGCGGGAGCACCTCGTTCCAGTCGGGCAGCTCGTCCCGAGCCGGGGCGGGggacaggggctggggctgcggggAGCGGGCGTGAGTGGGGACGGGGGCGGCCCGGGGGGGCGGCACAGGCTCGGGAGGGGCGTTCTTCTTCCGCTTCCGCTTCTCTTCCACCTCCTCGATGATGCTGACCACGTCGTCCGCTGGCAGGTGGAGTTTGGTGGACAGCTCAATGAGACTATCGATTGTCTGCGGGTCCATCTCTTCGTCGtcgtcctcctcctccccgccctCCTCTGCCCCCTCGGCCTCCTTTCGTCGGTGGCCGGGCGTCTCCTCCTGGGAGCGCTTGTCTTCGGCTCCGGCTTCCCCGTCCTCCTCCTCGGCGAACAGTAGCGCGTTCTGTCGCGCCCTCTCCGCctcctccgcctccgcctccgcctccgccgcCTCCTCATCCTCTTCCCCCGCCCTCTCCTCCCCGCCGCGTCTCTCCTGCTCCGCCGCCTCCTGCCCCCTCTCGGTCTCTCGCTCCTCCTCCTGCTGCAGCCCCCGACCCCCAAGGCCGCGCTGCCGAGCCCCGCCCTGCAGCAAATACTGGAGCAGCAGGTCGGAGGCGAGGTCGGCCAGCCGCTCTTCCTGGGCCGCGGCCTGCCGTGTGGCctccgcctgccgccgcccggcTTCCACCTGCGCCAGCCCTTGCTGTAGAAGGCGCTCTCCCGCCTCAGAGCCGCCCAGGAGTGAGGTCTCCGGCCGGCGCGCCTTGGTAAAGGGAGCGCCCAGGCCTTGGTACGCCTTGGACAAGGGTGCCAGTGCCTCACCTAggtgtgttttgggggaggaCACTCCTTCCCTGAACTGGTGGGCTTCGGGAAGGGGACCGCTCTCGGGCGTACGCGCCTGGAATTGCGGAGGAGCAGGCGGCGGCAGGGCCGCGCGCTCCGGGACGCGCGCCTGGAACTCTCCCCAGGAAGCCCGCCACACGCGCTCCGGCCCGGGGCTCTCCAGGTTGACTCGGGTCAGCGTGTGCGTGCGGGTTTCCGTCTCTGCTGCCGCCGTCTCTTGCTGGCGCTTGGCACTGCTCGGACTGAAATCTCGCAGTTCCTGAAGCAGGGAAGCCAGCGCCTCGAGCTCCTCGGAGGGGTCGGCCGCCTCGGGACCATTCTCCTGAGTCTGAGGGCGAGGCGGGGCCGCGGGCGCCTGGGTCTCTGGCGCTGGGAGACTGTGGGTCTGGCTGCGCACGGTCTCGGTCAGCAGAGCTTCTGCTGCTTCTTCCTCTGGCCGCTGCTGGGAGTCGCCAGGCGCTGGGGGCGAGGCCGGGCGGTCGAGTGCCTGCAGCAGCACCGCGGCCAGCGCCCGGGGATCCACGCCCTGGAAAAGCTCTCCCTCGTCCTGCGGCTCTGAATTCCTAGCGGCTCGGACCTCTGGGGCGCTAACATCCTTCGGCCCGAGCACTGCATCCCCAGCTACAGGCTCTTTATGCTCAGAGCTGGGGGGAGGTGGCTGAGCCTCAGGGTGCCCCGGGGGCGCTGCTCCCAACCCCTTGGTCAGTAGAAGGAAGCAGAGGAGGACAGGAGCCAGCAACCTGAGCGATTTCATGACCGAAGGGCTGCCGGAGACTGTGAAAAAATAGACGTGACCAAAGAAAGAGAGGGTTTCTGTAAGAATTTTCCGCTCTCTGATTTTAtattcccttcccccacctttaATCAGGAAAGCCGGGGCTTCCCTTATCCCCCTAACCTTACCCTGAAAAGGGACGTTTAGGAGCAAAGGAGGAAGATGTTGTGCCGATCTCTGGAGTCGTGTAAATGGGAAAACGCCTGCAACCCTTGCTCCCCCGGTGCCTCCTCGCCCCCTTCCCTGAGCCAGCTCACTGGCAGCGCCCACGTACTAAGCAGCAAGGAtacgggggaaaaaaaacctctgctccctccccacaGGACTTCCCGGATGGTGCGTGGGCGACTTCAGCAGCAAAAGAAGAGCGGCGACTCCCCCATTTACCAGGGACCCTTCCCGGGGGCTCCCCGCTGTGTTTTCAACACTCCCAAC from Mesoplodon densirostris isolate mMesDen1 chromosome 16, mMesDen1 primary haplotype, whole genome shotgun sequence includes:
- the VGF gene encoding neurosecretory protein VGF gives rise to the protein MKSLRLLAPVLLCFLLLTKGLGAAPPGHPEAQPPPPSSEHKEPVAGDAVLGPKDVSAPEVRAARNSEPQDEGELFQGVDPRALAAVLLQALDRPASPPAPGDSQQRPEEEAAEALLTETVRSQTHSLPAPETQAPAAPPRPQTQENGPEAADPSEELEALASLLQELRDFSPSSAKRQQETAAAETETRTHTLTRVNLESPGPERVWRASWGEFQARVPERAALPPPAPPQFQARTPESGPLPEAHQFREGVSSPKTHLGEALAPLSKAYQGLGAPFTKARRPETSLLGGSEAGERLLQQGLAQVEAGRRQAEATRQAAAQEERLADLASDLLLQYLLQGGARQRGLGGRGLQQEEERETERGQEAAEQERRGGEERAGEEDEEAAEAEAEAEEAERARQNALLFAEEEDGEAGAEDKRSQEETPGHRRKEAEGAEEGGEEEDDDEEMDPQTIDSLIELSTKLHLPADDVVSIIEEVEEKRKRKKNAPPEPVPPPRAAPVPTHARSPQPQPLSPAPARDELPDWNEVLPPWDREEDEVFPPGPYHPFPNYIRPRTLQPPAASRRRHYHHALAPSSHYPDREAQARRAQEQAEAEERRLQEQEELENYIEHVLLRRP